The Posidoniimonas polymericola genome includes the window CAGGATCTCGCCCAGGACCTGCAACGCCCCAACGGCAAGATCCACCGCGTCTGGCCCGACGGCCGCATCCCCGACGACAACCCCTACGCCGACGGCAAGCAGGGGCTCAAGACCGTCTACTCTTATGGTCACCGCAACCCGCAGGGCCTGGCCGTGCACCCCGAGACCGGCGAGATCTGGGAGACCGAGCACGGCCCGATGGGGGGCGACGAGGTCAACCTCGTCCTCAAGGGCGAGAACTACGGCTGGCCCCTCGCCAGCTACGGCATCAACTACGACGGCAACATCATCACCGAGAACATGACGCTCGAGGGGACGCGGCAGCCGGTGTCGTACTGGGTGCCGTCGATCGCGGTGTGCGGCACGCGGTTCTGCGTCGGCGACGAGTTCCCCCGCTGGCAGCACAACCTGCTAGTCGGCGGCCTCGCCTACGAAGAGCTCCGCCGGCTGGTAGTCGCCCAGGGAAGAGTGCTGCACCAGGAGGTGCTGCTGAAGAACGCCGGCCGCGTCCGCGACGTCGCCTGCGACCCCAGCGGCGCCGTCTACGTGGTGCTCAACAACCCCGACATCGTGCTGAAGCTGACGAACCTCGGCCGCGCGCTCCGCCAGTAGACAGCAGTCGGCGGCCAGCCGGTGGCGCCTTCGCGGGGCTACTTGCCCTTCGCGTCGTGCTCGTCGTTTTCGGGCTCTTGCTTGACGGAGTCGAGGTCGCCGGCTGGCAGCTTGCTGCTGGCGATCAGCTCGGCGTAGGTCGGGCTGTTCTCGTCGTCGGGGTTAGCCTTCAGTCCGCCGACGTCCAGCAGCGCCTGGACGATCTTCTCCTCGTCCTTGCGGTCCTTCTTGGTGAGCTTGCCAACGAAGGCCTCGCCGTAGGGGTTGTTGTTGTGTTTCTTCTTGCCCTGGTGGCAGATGTTGCACTTGGCCTTCTTGCGGCACATCTTTACAAAGTCGGCGTCTGGGTGCTCGTCGAGGTACATCTCGACGAAGGCGTCCTGAAACTGCTTGTAGGCCAGAACGGAATCGGCCGCCAGGAAGAGGCCGAACGCGGACGCTAGGATCACCAGTCGCTGAGTGGGTAACGCAAACATAACGCTGCCTGTCTCGAGTGCTGCGAATAAGGAGGGCGATACGCCGCGGGCCAGAGGGAAGGTTGACTCTGGAGCCCTGCGAGCAGGGTTTATCCCCAGTATTGTCGCCTGCCCGCAAACCGCCGGTCAAGCGCGGGCCCCAGGGCGCATCGGCGGTCGGCGGCGGCTTCGCCAGCGGGCGCGTGAATTTGACGGGTTTTTCAGGGCGTTGGGGCAAAGAGCTAAGCGCCACCCCTTAAAAAGAACGTAGCTCGCGGCCGGCGCGACCGTTAGATTTAGATGCGATGTCTCCCGTCGCGTTTCCAGCCGCCCTGACCACCGACCGGCTCGTGCTGCGGCCCTTCGTCCTCGACGACGCCGAGGCGGTTTTCGATCGCTACGCGGGCGACCCCGAGGTGACCCGCCACCTGGCCTGGGCGACCCACGCGTCGGTCGAGGTGACGCGGGGTTTTTTGGCGACCGTGACCGGCGACTGCCCGCCCGAACGCCGCTCGCGTGAGCACGTGTGGGCGATCACCCTGGCCGACGACCCATTGCCGTGCGGCTCGATTGGTCTCACGCCGACGGAGACCGGCGCGATGCTCGGCTACGTGCTCGGCCGCCCCTGGCACGGCAGCGGCCTGATGACCGAGGCCGCCTGCGCCGTCATCGACTGCGCTTGGAACGACCCGTCGGTGTGGCGCGTCAACGCCTACGCCCATGTCGACAACGTGGCCTCGCGGCGCGTGATGGAAAAGTGCGGCATGCGGTACGAGGGCATCGCCCGGCGGGCGGTTTGGCAGCCGCAGTTCGACGAGCCGCAGGACGCGGCGCACTACGCTATCGTCCGTGACGATGTCGCATCGGGTCAGTGACTGCTGGCGTCAATCAAATCAGGCGCCGTCAGCGCCGCGTCGGTAGCGGTTGTGATATGATCCACCCACGGCCCGTCGTTCGTGGCGTTGTGGCCGAGCTCCTCACGAACTCTCGCGAGCCTCTTCCGATGCAGTACCGACGAATCTTGCCGATGGTGATCGCTTGCACGCTGGCGGGCTGCTCGGGCCGGCCGGCGGCGGTTGTGCCGCAGTTTGATCCCGCCGGCATGGCCGAACAGGCCCTCGCCGCCTACGACGCCGACGGCGACGGGCGTCTGGCCGGCGCGGAGCTCGACGCGTCGCCCGCCATCAAGAAGCACCTTGCCCGTTACGACGCCGACAGCGACGGCGCCGTCAGCGAGCAGGAGCTGCAGGACCGCTTCGCGCAGTGGGAAGAGGAGGGCGTCGGCTTCCGCCGGCTCGACGTCCGGGTCACGATCGACGGCCGCCCGTTGTCGGGGGCGACGGTCACCTTTGAGCCTGAGGCCTTCATGACCGACTGGGTCAAGCCGGCCACGGCCACCACCGATCGTTCGGGAATGGCGAAGATTAGCGTCGCGCCCGAGGACCT containing:
- a CDS encoding GNAT family N-acetyltransferase; this translates as MSPVAFPAALTTDRLVLRPFVLDDAEAVFDRYAGDPEVTRHLAWATHASVEVTRGFLATVTGDCPPERRSREHVWAITLADDPLPCGSIGLTPTETGAMLGYVLGRPWHGSGLMTEAACAVIDCAWNDPSVWRVNAYAHVDNVASRRVMEKCGMRYEGIARRAVWQPQFDEPQDAAHYAIVRDDVASGQ